A single window of Malus sylvestris chromosome 5, drMalSylv7.2, whole genome shotgun sequence DNA harbors:
- the LOC126622901 gene encoding proteasome subunit alpha type-7-like: MTNYTEPVVWCPPSGSLPSLSHFVSTTSPLAVVPLSNVVLPVVILADTVNAYGLHVFLCYKIPEVWPLRVEGSGLLLQLDLANSRGRRRKEREGGSLGGAAKRSGKETVKLAIWALLEVVESGGKHIEVAVMTKDHGLKQLEEAEIDAIVVDIEAEKASAMAAKNGPPRET, encoded by the exons ATGACTAATTATACGGAGCCGGTTGTTTGGTGCCCTCCC TCTGGCTCACTTCCCTCTCTCTCGCACTTCGTTTCCACGACATCTCCTCTCGCCGTCGTCCCTCTTTCTAACGTCGTTCTCCCCGTCGTCATTCTTGCTGACACTGTCAACGCCTACGGCCTCCATGTCTTCCTCTGCTACAAGATCCCCGAGGTTTGGCCGTTGCGCGTCGAAGGCTCTGGGCTTCTTCTACAACTGGATCTTGCAAACagtcggggaagaagaagaaaggagagagagggagggagtttgGGGGGTGCGGCAAAGAGATCTGGGAAAGAAACTGTAAAGCTTGCAATCTGGGCTTTGCTTGAGGTTGTCGAGAGTGGAGGAAAACACATAGAAGTTGCTGTGATGACAAAGGATCATGGTCTGAAGCAACTTGAAGAAGCTGAAATTGATGCCATTGTTGTTGACATAGAAGCAGAGAAAGCATCTGCTATGGCCGCTAAGAATGGACCACCCAGGGAGACATGA